DNA sequence from the Betaproteobacteria bacterium genome:
CGTGCCGGTCTCGCTGATGACCGCGAGCGCGGTGGTCACATCGATGCCATCAATGCGCGTCAAGTCCACGCCGCACATCTTGAATAGCTGTGTGCGCAGATCGAACTTTGGCGCATTGCGCGCCCGACCGCGCTTCTTGCCTTTGGCTGGCTCGCCGTCATGCGTCTGTAGAAGTCGCAACTGCGCTTCGATTGCTCGGTCGCATTCGGCCAATTGCGTGCCGATGAAGTCGAACGCGTCCAGCGCCTGCTTGAGTGCGAACAAGTGTTCGGCCCGCCAGTTGCCTTCCAGACTCTTGGCGATCTCATCGACGCTGGCGTGGATGCGTGCGTTCTTCATGGCACCCAGCACCCCGGCCATCACGCTCGCGCGCCACGATGGCGCGCAGTATCTTCAGCCCCATCTCGCCCACCACGTCGGAGATGACATTGGCCAGTTGGACGTTCATTTGCGTGAGCGCCTTTTGCATATGCTGCACATCACGGGACTGGCTCTTGAGCAGCGCTCCGCGCTGACGCCACAACGCGCGCAGCACACAAACTTGCTCGGCCGGACGAAACGCACCACTGAGCAGACCGTAGGTCATCAATTGCTGCAGCCATTGGCAGTCCAGCACATCGGACTTGCGCCCCGCCACGTTCTTGACGTGACGGGCATTGACCAGCAGCACCTTGGAAACCACGCGACTCCAGCAACTCGAACAGTGGGATCAATACACGCCGGTGGATTCCATGGCGACGGTGTCGACACCACAGGCTTTAAGCCAATCAGCCAGAGCGTTGAGATCGACCGTGAAGCTGGGAAACTCGCGCACAGGTTCATCGTCCGGTCAGGCGGCACGGCCACAAAGTGGGACGCGCTGCCGATGTCGATGCCGGCGGTGTTGGGGTGCGTGATCGTCAGGGCGACCCGCGATTTGACTGTCTTGAGGTTGATGCTGCGTTTGCGTTGCGCCATCGATTGCTCCATCATTCGTTATGAAATGTGGCGCCGCATCCGGGTACGTCGTCTTGCTCACTCTCTTAAACGGGATATCGGTTCGATGGCATTACACCGCCAAGCCCATTCACCAATGTCGATGACGTGACCCATGACCACGCTAACACTCAGGCAAACTGCACCAATGCCATATCGGTCTTCCGCCGCCGCATGTCACCTTGCCACAACGACGGCACGCCGTGTTTCTTCGGCGCGATTTGCGGCTGCGGGCCGATTACATCGCTAACACGTCGCTCAAGGTCGCTCCCTTTGGTCGCTGGACGCCGCAAAAGCGCGGCGCCCATTAGCTTGATCGTTAGGGCAACATGAAATTCATTCGAAATTTGGGTTCAATTTTATTTGGGAGCTTTTTCAGCATGTCTTCTTTCGCTGCAAGTTTCAGCACTCCCGAAAATGCTATAAAAACCTTAGAAGCCGCGTATATCAAAAAAGACCTCGAAGCCGCTGTCGCGGCTAGGGATTTTTTAAATGAAGCAAAGCTTATGCTGAAAAACATTAACCCCGAGTTTGCTAATGACCCTGAAATACTAAAACAAACAACTGAGGTTTTAGAGCTATCGTTTCGTAAAGAAATGAAAGAAGCAGGATTCTGACTTTTCAAATTTCAAGTGCTCACTCGGCAAAGCGCAGAACGTTGCATCTTCATTAGTTAAACTCACGGAAACATGCACTTTTCCTGACGGAGGTACATCTATTCAAGACATCCACGTATTTAAAAGCGAGAAAGGTTGGCGTGTCATCAATGTTCCACCCAAGCCCTAACCCATCATTCAAGCGGGACTGGCTAAAGCCAGCCCCTTAATTCAAACGTTAGGTGTGGTATGACGAAGCGACGGCATTTCTACGCAACGCCAGAAGATTTACTCCCTGTGCTTGAGCAATTCGAAAGCAAGCTCGCCGTGGCTTATAGGCCGGTGGGTCTATTTGACAATACTTCAATTATCGCCTTTGCCCATGGCGGTGAATTACCTACATTGCATAGCCAAGCACCTGCAGAATCTGCGGCTAGTGGCTATTGTTACTTGGTAACCCTCGCGGATTTAACCCCTCAAATTCGGGCGGTTCCTCAACGCAGTGGAGGGTCTCTTTACGCACTAGATCAATTGGCCAACCCAGACAGCATCATCTTTCAACATGGTGGCTTCTGGAACGCGGGGGTTTTACTATACGGTTGCGTTTCTACAGTGTCTGATTCGCCAGGAGCATTGAAACTTCAGCGTGCCTTATCTTCTGCAATTGAAAAGTACTTTACCCGTATCAAGTCTTTCTATGTGGGCACCAATGCCAAGTCTGCTATGGCATCTGGTTGCAGGCTAACCATCGGTGCAAATTCACCTAAAGAGTACGATCTCGCTCTATGAGTAAAGCACCTAACCATACGCTCAAGTTCGCTCCCTCCGGTCGCTGGGACGCGCCTTCGGCGCGCCCCTTAGCTGCACGTTGGGCATCAAGATGAGTCGCTGGAATTGGCTTAAAGACAGACCGCAGCGCCTTCAGTCAGGAGCGCTGTCAGAGCTTCTTCAAGACATCGCGTATTGCAAGCAGCGTGAGCAACTAGCGGAGTTGAAACGCCATGTCAAAACATGGCGCGCTCGTCGAGAAGAGGCAGAAGTTGCCGTTGTCGAGCGTTTCGGTGAAGAGGCCCTATCAACTAAAAGTGGAAATGCTCATGGATAGGGCGCGTTCGTTTATGCCCAACATTTCGTTCAAGCCGTTCGCTTCGCTCACTGGGACCGCGCAAAAGCGCGCGGCCCCTTACCTCAGCCGTTAGAGCTCAGAGATGACTAGCATGCGCACACTAGTTGCACCACTGCTTGTTGCATTCCTCGTGTCATGTACTTCGGATGACCAGCCGACCACATTTCCTATACCAACGGGAGCCACGGACATAACTCAAACAACCCTTTTACCGGGGCGGGCGTACCAAACTGATTTCATCCTGCACGCCACTTATCCCTCCGCTGTAGCCTTCGAGCATTATTCGCGGGTGATTGGACAGCCTTGGCGCTATTGCACCTGGGGAGGCAAGGAATGGCAGTCTTTCAAGGACTTTACCGGCGGACAAAAACGCACCATCCATCAGCAGCTTCACATGTGGGTAAATCCAAAGGCGAAGCGCACCCTGGCTCTTGCGCTTCGCTATTCTTCGGAGACGACGGTCGGAGGCGCGCCTGAAAGTGATTCGCAATCGGTCGTTTTGATCGAACATATGTCGACAGATGTAAAGGAAGCCATCGACACCATGAAGTTAAACTGCCCGCCGGACGTCTATGCAGCCCTCTAACTCATAGCTCAAGGTCGCTCCCTTTGGTCGCTGGACGCCGCAAAAGCGCTGCGCCTTTTACCTTGGTCGCTAGGCCGCAATCCAATCGTCGCAACTACCAGTTCAAAGGAGATTGGCATGATCAACCAGATTTTCCTCACCCTTCCGGTCGCTGATCTCCAGAGGTCGGTTAGCTTTTTCCAGGCGCTTGGATTTATTCACAACCCACAGTTCAGCGACGACACGGCTGCGTGCATCGTCATTAATGATGCAATTTCTGTCATGCTGGGTACCCATGCCAAGTTCCGTGAGTTCACGCCCAAAGCTGTCTGCGATACCAGTCAGGCCGTCGAAGTCTTGATATCTCTCAGCTGTGAGAGCCGTGAACAGGTAGATGAATTGGTCGCCAAAGCCCTTGCGGCTGGTGGTTCAACCTACGATAAGCCCGAGGATTTCGGGTTCATGTACACACACAGCTTCGTCGACCCGGATGGTCATGGGTGGGGGCTGCTCCACATGGTTTCCCAGCCTGCACCACAGTGATTTGCATCAACCAAGCATGGGTATCTTGCGGCCTAACGGATGCAACGCGCGTGGTCGTTCGCCCACTCGGCGCTCAAATGACATGCTCGCTTCGGTTGCACGTCGCCCCGACAGCAGTGCGCATCCTGCATCAATCCATAACCTGAAGACAACATTCCATGCCAAGCAAGAAAATCGTTGACGCCTTCATCGCCACCGTGGTCAGCGGCAAACACGTCGAAGCTATTGAGCGCTTCTACGCGCCGCACGCAACGATGCAGGAAAACCTGAATCCACCGCGTCGAGGATTGGAAGATCTCGTCGCGAATGAGCGTGCCGCCCTGGCGCGCCAGAAGGAAATCGCCACGCGACCGGTGGATTTTTATGCCATCGACGGCGACCGCGTCGTCATTCACTGGATCTTTGATTTCACGACCCTCGATGGCAGAAGATTTGCGCTGGACGAAATCAGCTTGCAGCGGTGGGAAAACGACAAGATCGTGGCGGAGCGCTTCTACTACGATCCGGCGCAGTTTCGGGTGGCCGACCCAGTATCGTAGTGAGTGGTAGTGGGTTGGGCTCAAAAATGACGGGGCTTCCGAGTCGAGCGTCGCTTTTGCCGCCCGGTTGATACACGTCAACACGCGCCGCACCGGCAGGTCGAGAATCAGGCTATGGTTAACTCTGCCCCCTCGTCAACCGCTGTTGAGCAACGCGCCCGCGCGGTCGTCGCGTCGGTGGCGGCGCCCGATGCGCGCAAGGCCGTCAATGAGTTCCTTGCCCAGATGGGCCGAGACGTGTCGGCCCAGCTCGATGCCTGCGTACGCTGTGGCCAATGCGCCGATGCCTGCCACTTCTATCTTGTCACGCGCGATCCGCGCTATACGCCGGTGTACAAGCTGCGCCCGCTGCTCCGCGCTTTCCAGCGTGAGCGTGCGCCGTTTTCCACGATAAAGCGGTGGCTGGGCCTGGCGCCATCCGAAGTCACGGCAGCGGAGCTCATGGAGTGGTCGGAATTGATGTACGACGGCTGCAACATGTGCGGGCGGTGCACGTTGGCTTGTCCGATGGGGCTCGATATCGCGGGCCTCGTGCGCCGCGCGCGCGAAGGGATGTCGGCGGGCGGCTTTGCACCGGCGGATCACTACAAGGCGGCAGGGCGGGCGCTCGATAGCGGCAGCCCGATCGGCGTGGCCTGGCCGGCGCTGAGGCGCCATATCGAAATTCAGGAAACGGAAACGGGGCTGAAGATCCCGGTGGATGTCGAGGGCGCGGATTACCTGGTCATTCTTTCGTCGATCGAGATCATTGCCTTTCCGGAAACGATCGGCGCACTGGCGCGAATCTTCAAGCAGGCGAAAGTTTCCTGGACCATTCCCAGCGTCGGGTTCGAGGCGACGAATATCGGTGTGCAAATCGGTTCGCGCGATATCGCCGCGACGCTGGTTGCGCGCGTCGTCGATGTCGCGGAGCGACTGAAGGTGAAATACGTCATCAGCCCGGAGTGCGGCCACGCCTATTCGGCGCTGCGCTGGGAGGGGCCGAATCTGCTTGGCCGGCCCTTTGCGTTCAAAGTGATACAGATAGCCGAGCTTCTCGATCAACTGGTTCGCGAGGGCCGGCTGCGTACGCGCGGCAAGGACACCCGGCACCTTACTTTCCACGACCCATGCCAGCTGGTGCGCCGTGGCGGAATCACCGAAGCGCCGCGCCGGTTGCTGGATGGCGTGAGCGAACACAATGTCGAGATGCCTTCCGCGGGCGACGCCAATTTTTGTTGCGGCGGAGGGGGCGGCGTGAGCGCAATCCACCGCGCCGAGAAACTGCGGTTTGCCGTGTTCGAACTGAAGAAGCAGCAAGTTGCCGCGACCGGTGCCGAGGCGCTGGTCACGGCATGCGCCAACTGCCGCAATGTCCTCGAGGAAGCCATCGAGGCCCACAACATGACGCTTCCGGTGCTCGGCCTGACCGAGCTGGTCGCACAGTACCTTGAACCTGATCCGGATGTGCCTTCGCCATGACGGCCATGAACCTGCTTGAGTTCGCGCGTGGGCCGGCGCTGTGGTTTTCCCTTCTGGTGCTGTTCGCCGGCAGCGCGTGGCGCATCATCACCATTTTCCGGTTTGGGACAAAGACGGACCTTTCCGAGCCGCGCAGCACAAAGTGGTTCGCCGGCGCGATGCATGGCATCTTTTCACGGATGATCCAGCGGAAAGAATTCCGGCGCTGGGGCAAATTAGGCGCGTTGAACGGCTACCTGTATCACATCGGTCTCGCGGTCATCGTGTTTGGCTTTCTGCCGCACATACTTTTCGTTGAGCGCCTCACCGGCTTCGCGTGGCCTTCGCTGCCGGGACCCGTGATCTATGTTGCTGTCGGCCCCGCCATCATTGGCTTGCTGGTGGTGATGTTTGAGCGGCTGACCGACCCGGTATTGCGATTGCTGTCGGGATTCGATGATTACTTCAGCTGGTTCGTGGTGTTCCTGCCACTGGTTACCGGCATGGGGGCGGTGACCGGCTGGGCCACTCAGGTGTCGGCAGGTGGCGCGCCCCTGTATCCACTGCCGATCGCCATCCATCTGCTTAGCGTCGAATTGCTGTTCCTGTGGCTGCCGTTCGGCAAACTGTCACATTCGTTCATGGTCTTCATCTCGCGCGGGATCACCGGTGCGGCGTTGGGACGAAAGGGCGCGGCGTTGTGACGTGCGGTGAGCCGCTGAAAATTTCCGGTAGAAACCGCTTGCGCACGCTGACCCTGGCAAATATTTCCAAGATCCCGTTTTTCTAAAGCGAGATCAATTCACTCCACGTATCGATGGATCGCGGCTTCGGCGGCTGCAGCGCGCGATAGTAGTTCTGAATCGCAAACATTTCGCTCAGCACGGCTGTCGAAAAACCGCTGCGATTGCCGCGGCTGTCAAACAAGAGGCTATCCAGATAGCCGTCAAGCGACCGCGCGTCCCAATGTTCGGTGATTTTTCGACGATATGCGGGAACGCCTGCTCCAACTGGTGTGGGTAAAGCTTTGGCGTGTTTAGCTGCGCGGCCAACTTGTTGTTCATCGTTTGCCTCCACTCGTGGACTTGAAAGATACCCGAAAGGGTTTCGATCGGAGTTTACGGCGAGCTTGGTACTTGCGATACAGCGGCGAATACTATTTGGTTTGGCCGACAGTGCGAGAGCCGTTCGAAATCCGGGCAAAAGGGAAACCGCCGTACCTGAAGCCGAAACGCTAGCACTGGCGCACCTTTCAGGACATAAAGACGTGGAAAGCCGCACCAGTGCTTGACTTTATGAATAAATTCGCGCAAACGCATTTGCGACCGCAGCCGCACGGCTCCAACCCAACACCCAACCCGACTCAGTCGAGCATAGCATCCAGCCCCTCGGCCAATTCCGAGAGTGGCGGCATGATGGGCATGCTTGGCGTTAGCGCGGACGAAGATTGCGCCGCCAGTGCGGGCACCCAGGCCGGCGCGAGGCCCAGCCGCTTGCCGACCTCGGCGGGATAACTCGCGGCCAGCGCATCGTCGGTCATTGCAAGGACCTCGGCGCGCGCGCGCCATGCACCCAAATGCACGCAGGCCGCGGCCTCGGTGAACTCCTCCGCAGCCAGCGGAGCAGACATATCCCGTAGCGACAAAATAATCGGCGCCGGGAAGTTCCATATCTTCGCCAGTTCGGCCGCGACGTCGCCATGGTGGAAACCAAGTGTCTGTTTTTCCAGTTCGGCACGGCCGGCATCGAGCACATGCATTTTCTTGTCGAGGGGAGCCATCGCCGCCGGCATCCCGGCGTGCATCTGCAATTGGCCAATACCATGCATCAGCCCCACCGTAAATGCCTGGTCGGCATTGGTGCCCGCCGTTTCGGCCAGCCAGCGTGACGCGCAGGCAGTGTAGAGGTTGTAGCGCCAGAACTGCTTCAGATCCATGCCGGGAGTATTGCGAAACGCCGCCACCATGCCGTTACCAACGACCAGGTTTCTTACCATCACGAACCCGAGCATGCGTATTGCGTCGTCAACTGTGCCGATAGATCGCGATACATGGAAATAGGCGGAGTTGGCCAGCCGCAACAGCTTGGCGCTCAATGCCGGATCGGCGGTCAACTGGCGCGCGATTTCATCGATCGAAACGTCTTCATTGCTGAAGCTTTCGATCACCTGCTGCGCGACCTTGGGGATCGTCGGCAGTTTGTTGGGCTGGTCCAGCAGGCTTTTGAGTTCCATGTCTTCGCTTACCTTCATTTTTTGTTGTTTTTGTCGATATAGATTGTGACTGCATTTGATTATGGCAGATTCCATATTGTTCAAAAGGGCGTTGCGCGGGACGCGGCGTCGATCTCGTGGGCGCGAACTGCCTTCGCCGCTGCGTGGATGCTTAAATTGATTGCAGTTCCTGAAGTCTCATTCTAAGGAGTGCCGTCATGGCAATGCGTCGCAAACCGGGTCCAAAAAAAGCAACAACATCTTCCGCGGCAATGGCGCACTCCGATAGCGATGCCAACGCCTACTTTGTCGATGCCAAACAACGCACGTTCCTGTTCTGGGAAACGTTGCTCGATCGGGGCAACAACTACGTTGAACATCTCGACAAGGGCACGCCGCCGCTGCTGAAGTTCGAACATGAATTGGTGCTGGACGGGCACGATATGCCCAACCCCTGCAATTACGCGCTGCTGCGACTATTGCCGCCGGCGAGCATGCCGGTGAATTTGCAGGCGCGGCCGGTGGTGGTGGTTGATCCACGTGCCGGGCACGGGCCAGGTATCGGCGGCTTCAAGTTTGATTCCGAGGTGGGCATGGCCATGCATGCGGGCCATACGGTCTACTTCGTTACCTTTCGCCCGCAACCGGAAGAAGGGCAAAGCCTGTTTACGGTGATGGACGCGGAAGCCCGCTTCATTGAGGAAGTCATCGCCCGCCACCCGCAATGCCGGGCACGGCCAGTCGTCATCGGTAATTGCCAGGCGGGCTGGGCGATGATGGCCTTGAACGCCGTGCGGCCCGAACTGTTCGGCCCGCTGATGGTGATGGGGGCGCCCTTGTCATACTGGGCTGGCAGCTCGACGCTGAATCCGATGCGATACGCCGGCGCCATGCTGGGCGGGTCGTGGCTATCGTCATTGACCGCGGATATGGGGGCGGACCGTTTCGATGGTGCGCACCTCGTCGATAATTTCGAGCGCCTCAATCCGGCTAACACCATGTGGAGCAAGTATTACAACTTGTGGTCGAACGTCGATACCGAATCGGGGCGGTTCCTGGAATTCGAGCGTTGGTGGGGCGGCTTTTTTCGCATGACCGGCAGCGAGATCGAGGCCATCGTCGAAAACCTGTTTGTCGGCAATCGTCTGGCGCGCGGCACGATGAAGGCCGGCGAACGCGCAATTGACTTGCGCAATATCACCGCGCCCATCGTGGTGTTTGCCTCCTGGGGCGATAACATCACGCCGCCGCCGCAAGCGCTCAACTGGATCATCGATACCTGGGGTGATGAACGCGCCATTGCCGCGGCAGGGCGCACCATCATCTATGTGCTGCACGAGAGCGTGGGCCACCTCGGCATTTTTGTCGGTGGCGACGTCGCACGCAAGGAACATGACCAGCTCGTTACCTCGCTGGACGTCATCGAGAGCCTGCCGCCCGGCCTGTATGAAATGAAGCTGGTGGCCAAGGCCGGGATGGAGCATCAGCGCTGGGAGCAACTGGAGCCGGGCGACTACACCGTGCACTACGAGCATCGCACCATGGACGACATTCGCGCGCTCAACCCGGAGGGCCGCGACGAGGAGGCAATGTTTTCCACCATCAGCAAAGTTTCCGATTTCAACGCAACGATGTACAAGACGTGGTTCCGACCGTGGGTGCGCATGCTCGCGACGCGGCCGATCGCGGACGCCATGGGCAAGCTGCATCCGCTGCGAATGCAGCGGCAGTTATTCTCGGACAAATTCGCGCTGGCGCCGGTTATTCGCGAGCAGGCGAAACAGGCCCG
Encoded proteins:
- a CDS encoding glyoxalase/bleomycin resistance/extradiol dioxygenase family protein gives rise to the protein MINQIFLTLPVADLQRSVSFFQALGFIHNPQFSDDTAACIVINDAISVMLGTHAKFREFTPKAVCDTSQAVEVLISLSCESREQVDELVAKALAAGGSTYDKPEDFGFMYTHSFVDPDGHGWGLLHMVSQPAPQ
- a CDS encoding nuclear transport factor 2 family protein codes for the protein MPSKKIVDAFIATVVSGKHVEAIERFYAPHATMQENLNPPRRGLEDLVANERAALARQKEIATRPVDFYAIDGDRVVIHWIFDFTTLDGRRFALDEISLQRWENDKIVAERFYYDPAQFRVADPVS
- a CDS encoding (Fe-S)-binding protein, yielding MGRDVSAQLDACVRCGQCADACHFYLVTRDPRYTPVYKLRPLLRAFQRERAPFSTIKRWLGLAPSEVTAAELMEWSELMYDGCNMCGRCTLACPMGLDIAGLVRRAREGMSAGGFAPADHYKAAGRALDSGSPIGVAWPALRRHIEIQETETGLKIPVDVEGADYLVILSSIEIIAFPETIGALARIFKQAKVSWTIPSVGFEATNIGVQIGSRDIAATLVARVVDVAERLKVKYVISPECGHAYSALRWEGPNLLGRPFAFKVIQIAELLDQLVREGRLRTRGKDTRHLTFHDPCQLVRRGGITEAPRRLLDGVSEHNVEMPSAGDANFCCGGGGGVSAIHRAEKLRFAVFELKKQQVAATGAEALVTACANCRNVLEEAIEAHNMTLPVLGLTELVAQYLEPDPDVPSP
- a CDS encoding nitrate reductase, with product MNLLEFARGPALWFSLLVLFAGSAWRIITIFRFGTKTDLSEPRSTKWFAGAMHGIFSRMIQRKEFRRWGKLGALNGYLYHIGLAVIVFGFLPHILFVERLTGFAWPSLPGPVIYVAVGPAIIGLLVVMFERLTDPVLRLLSGFDDYFSWFVVFLPLVTGMGAVTGWATQVSAGGAPLYPLPIAIHLLSVELLFLWLPFGKLSHSFMVFISRGITGAALGRKGAAL
- a CDS encoding HDOD domain-containing protein → MELKSLLDQPNKLPTIPKVAQQVIESFSNEDVSIDEIARQLTADPALSAKLLRLANSAYFHVSRSIGTVDDAIRMLGFVMVRNLVVGNGMVAAFRNTPGMDLKQFWRYNLYTACASRWLAETAGTNADQAFTVGLMHGIGQLQMHAGMPAAMAPLDKKMHVLDAGRAELEKQTLGFHHGDVAAELAKIWNFPAPIILSLRDMSAPLAAEEFTEAAACVHLGAWRARAEVLAMTDDALAASYPAEVGKRLGLAPAWVPALAAQSSSALTPSMPIMPPLSELAEGLDAMLD
- a CDS encoding DUF3141 domain-containing protein; the protein is MAMRRKPGPKKATTSSAAMAHSDSDANAYFVDAKQRTFLFWETLLDRGNNYVEHLDKGTPPLLKFEHELVLDGHDMPNPCNYALLRLLPPASMPVNLQARPVVVVDPRAGHGPGIGGFKFDSEVGMAMHAGHTVYFVTFRPQPEEGQSLFTVMDAEARFIEEVIARHPQCRARPVVIGNCQAGWAMMALNAVRPELFGPLMVMGAPLSYWAGSSTLNPMRYAGAMLGGSWLSSLTADMGADRFDGAHLVDNFERLNPANTMWSKYYNLWSNVDTESGRFLEFERWWGGFFRMTGSEIEAIVENLFVGNRLARGTMKAGERAIDLRNITAPIVVFASWGDNITPPPQALNWIIDTWGDERAIAAAGRTIIYVLHESVGHLGIFVGGDVARKEHDQLVTSLDVIESLPPGLYEMKLVAKAGMEHQRWEQLEPGDYTVHYEHRTMDDIRALNPEGRDEEAMFSTISKVSDFNATMYKTWFRPWVRMLATRPIADAMGKLHPLRMQRQLFSDKFALAPVIREQAKQARASRVKVKEDHPLRQLEKLMSEQITHSLNQFRDRRNDQTVTLTRQMYGPQGLGAWFKPDGTDADIAHARAQKELERARESVMAHIDEGGFAEAVCRIVLAGMVSIGAFERRSFRLARLLAHLPANAISEGTGQTDWVRLLKEQARITAVAPVEALNALAQMLPDTSSREHALAVSAAVMMIEPTLAHPRSEIIEFLIDTLGVNPQRVIAMARKLTEALEQPLASVAKKTPVAVKHKVRTRAAA